One genomic segment of Desulfomicrobium sp. ZS1 includes these proteins:
- a CDS encoding response regulator, with amino-acid sequence MADHAHLLAEIKDNIHQQDPIKARLVLGYLENMDKNIREQVLGAFREAAPEFAVPVLCRFISEHRDMVAGLPLVREILAVKILAQPELLAKAISDPQTPCRSMYISMAGDLRLEEVVDNLIEALLAASDVSEINQILDTLGEIGDPQATNAVSEFLYSGNRNLIISATKALGKLATPTAMLRLAERMGTDNQLDLLILDIFAKVQDSISLDKLNEAMRSHYAHLRTYAKKTLVSIGPKAVPILTENLLFDDADLRIHTLNVLGDIGDPAAISPIRKLLHTHPANANVRFAAYEALGLLPLDRGAYVLTQGLGDPVDHVCIAAAKAIDRNFNEIMAAGIKNLASERDEDAHRIIRTAINAQAKEIFLSLMEEERFQPMALSHLGRAHQDIRDFFYAILKEHGYSGLALKLLAPEEKKTAARKRICAVDDSRMILSIYKSTLHELGFEPVLFEFPASALEWLQSNTPEMVLTDLNMPDITGIDLTRAIRKSFSKKELPVVMVTTQDEANDNKAALEAGVNDILRKPFTAESLQAVFKKFL; translated from the coding sequence ATGGCTGATCACGCCCATTTGCTCGCCGAGATCAAGGACAACATCCACCAACAAGACCCCATCAAGGCACGCCTGGTACTGGGATACCTGGAAAACATGGATAAGAACATCCGTGAGCAGGTGCTGGGCGCTTTCCGGGAGGCTGCGCCCGAGTTTGCCGTGCCGGTCCTGTGCAGGTTCATCTCCGAACACCGGGACATGGTCGCGGGTCTGCCGCTGGTCCGGGAAATCCTGGCCGTCAAGATTCTCGCCCAGCCGGAACTGCTCGCCAAGGCCATAAGCGACCCGCAAACCCCTTGCCGCAGCATGTACATTTCCATGGCCGGAGATCTGCGTCTGGAAGAAGTGGTCGACAATCTGATCGAAGCCCTGCTCGCGGCCTCTGACGTGAGCGAGATCAACCAGATCCTCGACACCCTGGGAGAAATCGGCGACCCGCAGGCCACCAACGCCGTCAGCGAGTTCCTCTATTCCGGCAACCGGAATCTTATCATCAGCGCCACCAAGGCTCTGGGCAAGCTGGCCACGCCCACCGCCATGCTGCGGCTGGCCGAACGCATGGGCACGGACAACCAGCTCGATCTCTTGATCCTCGACATTTTCGCCAAGGTTCAAGACTCCATCTCCCTGGACAAACTCAATGAGGCCATGCGCTCCCACTACGCCCATCTGCGCACCTACGCCAAAAAGACCCTGGTCAGTATCGGCCCCAAGGCCGTGCCCATCCTGACCGAGAATCTGCTCTTCGACGACGCCGACCTGCGCATCCATACATTAAATGTACTGGGCGACATCGGCGACCCGGCCGCCATCTCGCCTATCCGAAAACTGCTGCACACCCACCCCGCCAACGCCAACGTGCGTTTCGCCGCCTACGAAGCCCTGGGCCTCTTGCCGCTGGACCGGGGGGCGTACGTGCTGACTCAGGGTCTCGGTGACCCGGTGGACCATGTCTGCATCGCCGCGGCCAAGGCCATCGACCGCAATTTCAACGAGATCATGGCCGCCGGAATCAAGAACCTAGCCAGCGAAAGGGACGAGGATGCCCACCGCATCATAAGGACCGCCATCAACGCCCAGGCCAAAGAGATATTCTTAAGCCTCATGGAAGAGGAACGCTTCCAGCCCATGGCGTTAAGCCACCTTGGCCGGGCCCACCAGGACATCCGCGACTTCTTCTACGCCATTCTGAAAGAGCACGGCTACTCTGGGCTGGCCCTCAAACTCCTGGCCCCGGAAGAAAAAAAGACGGCGGCCCGCAAACGCATCTGCGCCGTGGACGACTCGCGCATGATTTTGAGCATCTACAAATCGACCCTGCACGAACTGGGCTTCGAGCCCGTGCTCTTCGAATTCCCGGCCAGCGCCCTGGAATGGCTGCAATCGAACACCCCGGAGATGGTGCTTACGGACCTGAACATGCCGGACATCACCGGCATCGACCTGACCCGGGCGATCCGCAAATCCTTCTCCAAGAAGGAACTGCCTGTGGTCATGGTCACCACCCAGGACGAAGCCAACGACAACAAGGCCGCCCTGGAAGCCGGGGTCAACGACATCCTGCGCAAGCCCTTCACGGCGGAAAGTTTGCAGGCGGTGTTCAAGAAGTTCTTGTAG